In a single window of the Hippoglossus hippoglossus isolate fHipHip1 chromosome 7, fHipHip1.pri, whole genome shotgun sequence genome:
- the zgc:103759 gene encoding U8 snoRNA-decapping enzyme, which yields MASGQLSRAEALACSGCLHACHVLLYSDTPRQLFGKIPIRHIILMQMRFDGLLGFPGGLVNPAEETLEAGLTRELSEELGVALPISVEDHVDSCHAPASSPSSSPSSPLITHFYVKKMEEEQIREVERAAVATATDHGHEVLGMVRVPLYTMKRGEGLGPFLSHSFIGNARTQLIDSLLRLNLVAPEELHEALARSLKINSHTAEDLKATLALPAVKRKQL from the exons aTGGCGAGTGGACAGCTGTCGAGGGCGGAGGCGTTGGCGTGCTCCGGCTGCTTGCATGCTTGTCACGTGTTGCTCTACTCTGACACACCACGTCAGCTGTTTGGGAAAATTCCCATCAGACATATCATactg ATGCAGATGCGCTTTGATGGTCTGCTAGGTTTCCCCGGAGG GCTGGTTAACCCTGCGGAGGAGACCCTGGAGGCAGGCCTTACCAGGGAGTTGTCAGAGGAGCTGGGCGTGGCTCTTCCTATATCGGTGGAAGACCATGTGGACTCTTGCCATGCCCCTGCTTCATCCCCCTCCTCATCGCCGTCCTCTCCTCTAATCACTCACTTCTATgtgaagaagatggaggaggagcagattagagaggtggagagagcaGCTGTAGCCACAGCAACAGATCACGGACATGAG GTTCTGGGAATGGTCAGAGTCCCGCTCTACACCATGAAACGTGGGGAAGGCCTCGGGCCTTTCTTGTCGCACTCCTTCATCGGCAACGCTCGCACCCAGCTCATTGACTCTCTGCTGCGCCTCAACCTGGTCGCCCCTGAGGAGTTGCACGAAGCCCTCGCCCGCTCTCTGAAgataaactcacacacagcagaggaccTGAAAGCGACCCTTGCGCTGCCAGCGgtgaagagaaaacagcttTGA